A region of Nostoc sp. 'Peltigera membranacea cyanobiont' N6 DNA encodes the following proteins:
- a CDS encoding leucine-rich repeat domain-containing protein: MTQEELLQLIDRAVAEGWRELDLSGQELTELPVEIGKLQQLESLILGKKVESYEPVGNRLLEKVSGNNLKTLPLELLGLPNLRKLDISGNPLERIPHVVTQILHLEELILIRVELTEIPEAIANLTNLTRLDFSSNQITEIPEAIANLINLTQLALNHNQISEIPEALAKLTNLTQLLLGGNHISEIPEALAKLTNLTQLLLSVNQITEIPEVIAKLTNLTHLYLLSNEISEIPEAITKLTNLTHLSLHNNQITEIPEAITKLTNLTQLVLIDNKITDIPEAIANLSNLTLLHLSDNQITQIPEALANLSNLRYLYLSYNQITQIPEAITNLTNLTSLYLSNNQITQIPEALESLPKLAKLDLRGNPLPISPEILGSSDDVGSVEDIFNYLQLLRSGEVRQLNEAKLLLIGQGSVGKTSLIERLIRDKYDKNQSQTDGLNVETWNVQVNSKDIRLNVWDFGGQEIYHATHQFFLTKRSLYLLVCNCRTSEEENRIEYWLKLIESFGGQSPVIIVGNKKDEQPLDINRKALREKYPNIQAIIETSCQDNIGIDDLRTAILQQVGKLKEVYDLLPLTWFEVKQKLESMTEDFITYSSYIGICYKNNIPEEQNQEQLIDLLHRLGLVLNFRDHPILKDTNVLKPNWVTEGIYALLSDENLKTQTKGIFTPADLTRILNPERYPIKRHNYLIGLMKEFELCFALECYPPQFLIAGLLPKDQPDETELEGETLEFQYHYKVLPESIISRFIVNTHEKIHNQIYWRSGVMLQYQENNEIYNIARIKADPEDKKIFITISDRKETRRLFLGILRDVFQKIHKSLPNLEITEWVPVPNYPNHPPLDYQELLGLERMRVVEYPIGKLNININIRQLLDGYESLESRQKIQKVDPESDRFTIVNQIYNSNQQGDFKPMTENTSNFQNSNIGNFANQVKDNASQQASNFNQTSGASVAELMQLIGNLRQTAAQFTPEIHDDIIIDIDDVEVEIQKPEKERNLPKLKKRLVALLTAATVVAAPIASMTDFTNNVLEIGSKLGIELKLPPVK, encoded by the coding sequence ATGACGCAGGAAGAGTTATTGCAACTGATAGATCGCGCCGTGGCTGAGGGTTGGCGAGAGTTAGACTTGTCGGGGCAGGAGTTGACTGAGTTACCTGTGGAAATTGGTAAGTTGCAGCAGCTTGAGTCTTTGATTTTGGGAAAGAAGGTTGAAAGTTATGAACCAGTAGGAAACCGCCTTCTCGAAAAGGTTTCAGGCAACAATTTAAAAACGCTTCCTCTGGAACTATTAGGTTTGCCTAATTTGCGTAAGTTGGATATTAGTGGCAATCCTTTAGAGAGGATTCCTCATGTGGTAACGCAAATACTACATTTAGAGGAACTTATCTTAATTCGAGTAGAGCTAACTGAAATTCCAGAGGCGATCGCAAATTTAACCAATCTGACTAGGCTTGACTTCAGTAGCAACCAAATAACCGAGATTCCAGAGGCAATCGCTAATTTAATCAATCTCACTCAGCTTGCCCTCAATCACAACCAAATAAGCGAGATTCCAGAGGCGCTCGCAAAATTAACCAATCTCACCCAGCTTCTCCTCGGTGGCAACCACATAAGCGAGATTCCAGAGGCGCTCGCAAAATTAACCAATCTCACCCAGCTTCTCCTCAGTGTCAACCAAATAACTGAGATTCCAGAGGTGATTGCAAAATTAACCAATCTCACCCACCTTTATCTCCTTAGCAACGAAATAAGCGAGATTCCAGAGGCGATTACAAAATTAACCAATCTCACCCACCTTTCCCTCCATAACAACCAAATAACTGAGATACCAGAGGCGATTACAAAATTAACCAATCTCACCCAGCTTGTCCTCATTGACAACAAAATAACCGATATTCCAGAGGCGATCGCGAATTTAAGCAATCTGACGCTGCTTCACCTCAGTGACAACCAAATAACCCAGATTCCAGAGGCGCTCGCTAATTTAAGCAATCTGAGGTATCTTTACCTCAGTTACAACCAAATAACCCAGATTCCAGAGGCTATCACAAATTTAACCAATCTGACTTCGCTTTACCTCAGTAACAACCAAATAACCCAGATTCCAGAGGCGCTCGAAAGTTTACCGAAATTGGCAAAACTAGATTTACGGGGAAATCCGCTTCCTATTTCACCAGAGATTTTAGGATCTTCTGATGATGTTGGTTCAGTTGAAGACATTTTCAATTACTTGCAATTACTCCGTAGCGGTGAAGTGCGTCAACTCAACGAAGCCAAACTGTTGCTCATCGGACAAGGTAGCGTCGGCAAAACATCTCTCATCGAGCGACTAATCCGCGATAAATATGATAAAAATCAATCCCAAACTGACGGACTTAATGTGGAAACTTGGAACGTGCAGGTCAATAGCAAAGACATCCGCCTCAATGTTTGGGACTTTGGCGGACAGGAAATTTATCATGCCACCCATCAGTTTTTTCTGACTAAGCGCAGCCTCTATCTCCTAGTTTGTAATTGTCGCACCAGCGAAGAAGAAAACCGCATCGAATATTGGCTGAAACTAATCGAAAGCTTCGGCGGACAGTCCCCCGTGATTATCGTTGGCAACAAAAAAGACGAGCAACCCCTCGACATCAACCGCAAGGCATTACGCGAAAAATATCCTAACATCCAAGCCATTATCGAAACCTCCTGCCAAGACAATATCGGCATTGATGATCTTCGCACCGCCATTTTGCAGCAAGTTGGCAAGCTCAAAGAAGTCTACGATCTTCTACCCCTGACATGGTTTGAGGTTAAACAAAAACTCGAATCCATGACTGAAGACTTCATCACCTACAGTAGCTATATCGGCATCTGCTACAAAAACAATATTCCCGAAGAACAAAATCAAGAGCAACTCATCGATCTCCTTCATAGACTCGGCTTAGTTCTCAACTTCCGCGATCATCCCATTCTCAAAGATACCAATGTTCTCAAACCCAACTGGGTGACAGAAGGCATTTATGCGCTCCTGAGCGATGAAAACCTCAAAACTCAAACCAAAGGCATTTTTACCCCCGCCGATCTCACCCGCATCCTCAATCCAGAACGTTATCCCATCAAGCGTCACAACTATTTGATCGGGCTGATGAAAGAGTTTGAGCTTTGCTTTGCACTAGAATGTTACCCACCACAATTTCTGATTGCGGGACTTCTGCCTAAAGACCAACCAGATGAAACAGAACTAGAAGGCGAAACCCTGGAATTTCAATACCATTACAAAGTTCTCCCCGAAAGCATCATTTCCCGCTTCATCGTTAACACCCACGAAAAAATCCATAACCAAATCTATTGGCGCAGTGGCGTAATGCTGCAATATCAAGAAAACAACGAAATCTACAACATCGCTCGCATCAAAGCCGATCCCGAAGACAAAAAAATCTTCATCACCATTAGCGATCGCAAAGAAACCCGCCGCTTATTTCTCGGCATCCTCCGCGATGTCTTCCAAAAAATCCACAAAAGTCTCCCCAATCTCGAAATCACCGAATGGGTTCCCGTCCCCAACTATCCCAACCATCCGCCTCTCGACTACCAAGAACTCCTCGGACTTGAGAGAATGCGCGTTGTTGAATATCCAATTGGTAAACTCAACATAAACATTAATATCCGTCAACTTTTAGATGGCTACGAATCACTAGAATCACGTCAAAAAATACAAAAAGTCGATCCAGAAAGCGATCGCTTTACAATTGTCAACCAGATTTACAATAGCAATCAGCAAGGAGATTTCAAACCCATGACAGAAAACACAAGCAACTTTCAAAACTCAAACATCGGCAACTTTGCAAACCAAGTCAAAGACAACGCCAGTCAGCAAGCCTCTAACTTCAACCAAACAAGCGGCGCAAGCGTAGCAGAACTAATGCAACTGATCGGCAACTTACGCCAAACTGCTGCTCAATTCACGCCAGAAATCCACGACGATATTATTATTGATATTGATGATGTAGAAGTAGAAATTCAAAAGCCAGAAAAAGAACGCAATTTACCCAAACTCAAAAAGCGTCTAGTAGCTTTACTAACTGCTGCTACTGTAGTCGCTGCCCCCATTGCAAGCATGACAGACTTTACAAACAATGTTCTGGAAATAGGAAGCAAATTAGGCATAGAACTAAAGCTTCCCCCTGTTAAATAG
- a CDS encoding type II toxin-antitoxin system VapC family toxin yields MKYILDTHALIWFLEGNSRLSPIVKAILSDATSELILPAIALAESVWIVSRGKTSIPSVDALLKVVKNDKRVFIHPLDSDVIEKSVELTSINEMHDRQIVSTALVVESQGNQVALLTCDQNIFAAKLVTIIW; encoded by the coding sequence ATGAAATATATACTTGATACCCATGCTCTAATCTGGTTTTTAGAAGGTAATTCTCGTTTAAGCCCTATTGTAAAAGCTATTCTTTCCGATGCAACTAGTGAATTAATTTTGCCTGCGATCGCTTTGGCGGAGTCGGTATGGATCGTTAGTCGTGGTAAAACTTCGATTCCTTCTGTTGATGCTTTGTTAAAGGTTGTTAAGAATGATAAACGAGTTTTTATACATCCACTGGATTCTGATGTCATTGAAAAAAGTGTAGAACTAACCTCTATCAATGAAATGCACGATCGCCAAATTGTATCAACAGCTTTAGTTGTAGAGAGTCAAGGAAATCAAGTAGCTTTATTAACTTGCGATCAAAATATTTTTGCTGCAAAGTTGGTAACAATTATTTGGTAA
- a CDS encoding GAF domain-containing protein gives MGQPQKSIAAEQQILSLGRVLQSLREEDDVDVLIETTISYLKEEFDYRLIWIALYDRLNHILFGKGGITPDRDTSFLHQRVVLSPGDLLEQVVIEQHPLGIADLQTEIRAAEWRKIAEKLQIQGTIILPIRYKDRCLGLLLLGSDRWGYLLTGEAKARLMMVLGELGALLYQHEMHKLSKQTKRSDEPFLELLENLRTLTNLNQRLEAGVQATHKFISPNRTNVYWFDREGRYFWCRTSNQLVKSDRNSSNQQAPGMTVQDLSDFYYALAVNQIVSIGDARSSLKSHFTAKLLQRLKVRSLLAAPIIWQKNLLGFLAVESNEPRIWTETDKNFVQSVASLISLVTPTESMESTIKQIQEDAQLTGQVAQGIYSEQDLQETLHSCAKRVLARLTATRFLLLQYDPEQNNYQFIYQSQPHNRRPLTFTLNTLKELDVQLLQRSTEAVEIENLDEDLRFFNWRPFLLESGVRSLLICKCTQSHIPAALLLITHETHRSWTTLEKDLLWAVSQQIGVIVRQWQLHNRTTQQQKTSQAFEQCLNILTKTQNSNEVEKKHLEHTALEQIASILGCPLALLLSWSPGENLAEIIPGVIDNSQFGIFSDASIPIQSEALIQWALVTENYLTLKVDNLPPETRKWLNTPDKGQILVMALRTNADYEITGVVLLADYQERRWSQQNLNAIATLISQLAWWRRQKQINRLLESTTEELRQLNWYKHRRLEEIQRITALSLKQIHDLGIPANELTQMRYQLLLRQLDHTATSMSGMLKLENWQLHISWETMPIASLLKRSLERIENLLHKQKLWIGVHGLGQPIDEQESPKNSSLVRGVPSSSAQSAMAIAGDIVKIELVIHELLVTACNRSPIGGRIDIWCRRLDPSKPSEAKQSSASVGAEHQTSLELSITYNGAIESQLLTELHQNTLKDVLAPSKLDQPPALHLLICQNLMLELGGELNFYQLPDNRVVSRLLLPLVSHDS, from the coding sequence ATGGGGCAGCCGCAAAAATCTATAGCCGCCGAACAGCAGATCCTCTCCTTAGGGCGCGTCCTCCAGAGCCTCAGAGAAGAAGATGATGTTGACGTTCTGATTGAAACTACTATTTCTTATCTTAAGGAAGAGTTTGATTACAGACTGATTTGGATTGCTCTTTACGATCGCCTGAATCACATATTATTCGGCAAAGGCGGCATTACACCCGATCGAGACACGAGCTTTTTACACCAAAGGGTTGTTCTCAGTCCGGGGGATTTATTAGAGCAAGTGGTGATTGAACAGCATCCCTTGGGGATAGCTGATTTGCAAACTGAAATCCGCGCCGCCGAATGGCGCAAAATTGCTGAAAAATTGCAGATCCAAGGAACGATTATTTTACCAATTCGCTATAAAGACCGTTGCTTGGGTTTGCTGTTACTCGGTTCAGATCGCTGGGGCTATCTACTGACAGGGGAAGCAAAAGCCCGTTTGATGATGGTTTTAGGTGAATTGGGGGCATTGCTTTATCAACATGAGATGCATAAGCTTTCAAAGCAAACCAAGCGAAGCGATGAGCCATTCTTAGAATTGCTCGAAAATTTACGCACCCTCACAAACCTTAATCAAAGACTTGAAGCAGGGGTACAAGCAACTCATAAATTTATCTCCCCTAATCGGACAAATGTTTACTGGTTCGATCGAGAAGGGCGCTACTTTTGGTGTCGGACGAGCAATCAGCTTGTCAAAAGCGATCGCAATTCCAGCAATCAGCAAGCTCCGGGAATGACTGTACAGGACTTGAGCGACTTTTATTATGCTTTGGCAGTAAACCAAATTGTCTCAATTGGTGATGCCCGCAGTTCTTTAAAAAGCCATTTTACGGCAAAATTGCTGCAACGCCTGAAGGTGCGATCGCTTTTGGCTGCTCCGATTATCTGGCAAAAGAACTTGCTCGGTTTTCTGGCGGTGGAAAGCAATGAACCTCGAATCTGGACGGAGACAGACAAAAATTTTGTTCAGAGTGTAGCTAGTTTAATCTCCCTAGTTACACCAACTGAAAGTATGGAAAGCACTATCAAACAGATTCAAGAGGATGCCCAACTGACTGGTCAAGTTGCCCAGGGGATCTATAGCGAACAGGATCTTCAGGAAACATTACACAGCTGTGCTAAAAGAGTTTTAGCTCGACTAACAGCCACCCGTTTTTTGCTGTTGCAGTACGATCCTGAGCAGAATAATTATCAATTTATTTACCAAAGTCAGCCTCATAATCGCCGACCGTTGACATTTACCCTGAATACTCTCAAAGAATTAGATGTACAGCTTTTGCAACGTTCAACTGAAGCGGTAGAGATTGAGAACTTAGATGAAGATTTACGCTTTTTTAACTGGCGGCCCTTTTTACTAGAAAGTGGGGTGCGATCGCTACTTATTTGTAAATGCACTCAAAGTCATATCCCAGCAGCACTTTTGCTTATCACTCACGAAACCCATCGTTCTTGGACAACTCTCGAAAAGGATTTACTGTGGGCTGTTAGTCAACAAATTGGGGTGATTGTTCGTCAGTGGCAATTGCACAACCGCACTACCCAGCAGCAAAAAACTTCCCAGGCGTTTGAACAATGCTTAAACATCCTGACAAAAACCCAGAACAGCAACGAGGTCGAGAAAAAGCATTTAGAACATACAGCACTCGAACAAATAGCATCGATTCTGGGTTGTCCCCTAGCGTTACTGCTATCCTGGTCGCCTGGTGAAAATTTGGCAGAAATTATCCCTGGAGTGATTGACAATAGTCAATTTGGGATTTTTTCTGATGCATCTATTCCTATCCAGTCGGAAGCCTTAATTCAATGGGCACTAGTTACGGAGAATTACTTGACTTTGAAGGTGGATAATTTACCCCCAGAAACTCGAAAATGGTTGAATACTCCAGATAAAGGTCAAATTTTGGTGATGGCATTACGTACCAATGCTGATTATGAAATCACAGGTGTAGTATTGTTAGCAGACTATCAAGAGCGTCGCTGGTCACAACAAAATCTTAATGCGATCGCAACTCTAATTTCTCAATTAGCTTGGTGGCGTCGTCAAAAGCAAATTAACCGCCTTCTAGAATCCACAACAGAGGAATTACGACAACTCAACTGGTACAAGCATCGTCGTCTAGAGGAAATCCAAAGAATAACGGCGCTATCGCTGAAACAAATACATGATTTGGGCATTCCTGCCAATGAACTGACTCAAATGCGCTACCAGCTATTGCTACGGCAATTAGACCACACAGCCACTTCTATGAGTGGAATGCTAAAACTTGAGAACTGGCAGCTACATATTAGTTGGGAAACTATGCCCATAGCCAGTTTACTAAAGCGATCGCTCGAACGCATCGAAAATTTACTTCATAAACAAAAGCTATGGATTGGCGTACATGGCTTGGGACAACCAATTGATGAGCAAGAATCGCCAAAGAATTCTTCCTTAGTCAGAGGTGTTCCTAGTTCCAGCGCTCAATCCGCAATGGCGATCGCTGGTGATATTGTCAAAATTGAATTAGTGATCCATGAATTATTGGTTACTGCCTGTAACCGTTCTCCAATCGGCGGTAGAATTGACATTTGGTGTCGCCGTTTAGATCCGTCAAAACCCTCAGAGGCAAAGCAGTCTTCTGCAAGTGTAGGGGCTGAACATCAGACATCGCTGGAACTGTCGATTACATACAACGGTGCGATCGAATCACAGCTACTCACAGAACTACATCAAAATACACTCAAAGATGTACTTGCTCCCTCCAAGCTCGACCAACCCCCAGCTTTACATCTGCTAATCTGCCAAAACCTCATGCTGGAACTGGGAGGAGAGTTAAATTTCTATCAATTACCAGATAATCGGGTAGTTAGCCGTTTGCTATTGCCGTTAGTTAGTCATGATTCTTAG
- a CDS encoding response regulator, which translates to MDKPSGEIDKLQYQVMTLERPKKLKILVVDDEPDNLDLLYRTFRRDFNVLKADSGVNALQVLAAEGEVAVIISDQRMPEMKGTEFLSKTVPQFPDTVRIILTGFTDIEDLVEAINAGQVYKYITKPWDPGELKAVVQRAAETYDLLKQRTEELRRAHAQMALLSVLVQVTQAASSLEETLTPIAKAVSETFGAEGCILQLTDGKNLVATQGTYSDTGTIENWLSLDPLTTEAIATGQMQVSLNVLKDTKLADATHYQNTGVQAHLVIPISYRHELLGVLSLQWKQPCTLREDELMLINLSAELVAIALTSSRCHQTIV; encoded by the coding sequence ATGGATAAGCCCAGTGGCGAAATTGATAAACTCCAATATCAAGTGATGACTCTAGAACGACCAAAAAAGCTCAAAATCCTGGTAGTTGACGATGAGCCAGATAATCTCGATTTACTTTATCGCACATTTCGACGCGACTTTAATGTTCTGAAAGCTGATAGTGGGGTGAACGCCTTACAAGTTTTGGCAGCAGAAGGGGAAGTAGCCGTAATTATCTCCGATCAACGGATGCCAGAAATGAAGGGAACTGAGTTTCTCAGTAAGACTGTACCTCAGTTTCCCGATACGGTGAGGATAATTCTCACCGGATTTACTGATATTGAAGACTTGGTAGAGGCAATTAATGCGGGACAAGTCTATAAATATATCACCAAGCCTTGGGACCCTGGGGAACTGAAGGCAGTAGTGCAAAGAGCAGCAGAAACCTACGACTTGCTCAAGCAACGTACAGAAGAATTACGTCGCGCTCATGCTCAAATGGCCCTGCTGAGTGTTTTGGTACAGGTAACTCAAGCGGCTTCTAGCTTAGAGGAAACTCTCACTCCAATCGCTAAGGCTGTGAGTGAGACTTTTGGGGCAGAAGGCTGTATCCTCCAGCTTACAGATGGAAAGAATCTGGTTGCGACTCAAGGAACTTACAGCGATACAGGTACAATAGAGAACTGGCTATCTCTCGATCCACTAACAACGGAAGCGATCGCCACTGGGCAAATGCAAGTTTCCTTAAATGTACTTAAAGACACTAAATTAGCTGATGCTACTCACTACCAAAATACGGGTGTGCAAGCACATTTAGTTATCCCAATTAGCTACCGTCATGAGCTTTTGGGTGTATTGTCACTACAGTGGAAACAACCATGCACTTTGCGGGAAGATGAATTAATGCTAATTAATTTATCAGCCGAACTGGTAGCGATCGCTCTTACTAGTAGTCGCTGCCATCAAACCATTGTGTAG
- the ubiE gene encoding bifunctional demethylmenaquinone methyltransferase/2-methoxy-6-polyprenyl-1,4-benzoquinol methylase UbiE: MTNEIQSIFNRIAPVYDQLNDWLSLGQHRIWKEMAVKWSAAKSGDTALDLCCGSGDLALRLARRVGAAGQVYGVDFSCNLLETARERSQRQYPQPAIAWVEADVLNLPFDDNQFDAATMGYGLRNVKDISRSLQEIYRVLKPGAKAAILDFHRPSNPQLRTFQQFYLNGFVVPVANHLGLKEEYAYISPSLDRFPIGKEQIELARQVGFGVATHYPIANGMMGVLVLSKLGVIS; this comes from the coding sequence ATGACTAACGAAATTCAGTCCATTTTTAACCGTATTGCTCCAGTTTATGACCAGTTGAACGATTGGTTGAGTTTGGGACAGCACCGCATCTGGAAGGAAATGGCAGTGAAATGGAGTGCAGCTAAATCAGGTGATACTGCATTAGATTTATGCTGCGGTAGTGGTGATTTAGCCTTACGTTTGGCACGGCGTGTGGGAGCAGCAGGACAGGTGTATGGAGTGGATTTTTCGTGCAACCTGCTAGAAACTGCTAGAGAACGTTCTCAAAGACAGTACCCCCAACCTGCGATCGCCTGGGTAGAAGCCGATGTGCTAAATTTACCCTTTGATGATAACCAATTTGATGCCGCTACAATGGGCTATGGCTTAAGAAATGTTAAAGATATTTCCCGCAGTCTCCAAGAGATATACCGGGTTTTGAAGCCGGGTGCGAAAGCCGCAATTCTAGACTTTCATCGACCGAGCAATCCTCAGCTACGTACCTTTCAGCAGTTTTATCTGAACGGTTTTGTGGTGCCAGTTGCGAATCATTTAGGGTTAAAAGAAGAATATGCTTACATTAGCCCCAGCTTAGACCGGTTTCCCATCGGGAAAGAGCAAATAGAGTTAGCGCGTCAAGTTGGTTTTGGTGTTGCCACACACTACCCCATTGCGAACGGTATGATGGGAGTGCTAGTGCTTAGTAAGTTAGGAGTTATTAGTTAA
- a CDS encoding DUF445 domain-containing protein, with the protein MDWSHLWLYVSPPVLGGIIGYFTNDIAIKMLFRPYRAIYIAGQRVPFTPGLIPRNQERLALNISKTIMGSLLTPQELQNLARRLLQTERVQAAILWLLQLAIEQIKTDENQKSAKIVAGILRDLLGESLPRLLKVLARREDFLEAQINQIFDQILLEFQLSEEQATRLADWLVEVVLPPDLLRQTIVDFLTDRTIQIIDEGFREKTSGTYWVVANLFGLRNTLTRLRTFCLDEKEAANTRLEELTQGLQMRDRIRKLLQNLSLQNLPMGTVRQLRKTTRESVRHYLQNSGSDFLQGLTDSVDWENIAVVLLNRLSTSPVVSTSLEVMSQELALILDKYLEKDLEVIVAQVIPILSIDQVIVDRVKSTSPAELEAAIEGIVKNELQAIVTLGGVLGFVIGLLQTVFLIFSQY; encoded by the coding sequence TTGGACTGGTCTCATCTTTGGCTTTATGTGTCTCCCCCGGTACTGGGTGGAATTATTGGCTATTTCACAAATGATATAGCCATCAAAATGTTGTTCCGTCCTTACCGAGCAATTTACATTGCTGGACAAAGAGTACCCTTCACCCCTGGCTTGATTCCCCGCAACCAGGAACGTCTAGCTTTGAACATTTCTAAGACAATCATGGGGTCACTCTTGACACCACAAGAATTGCAAAATCTAGCCCGACGTTTGTTGCAAACAGAACGCGTGCAAGCAGCAATTCTCTGGTTGTTGCAACTGGCGATTGAACAAATCAAAACAGATGAAAACCAAAAAAGTGCCAAAATTGTCGCGGGAATTTTACGGGATTTGCTAGGCGAATCCTTACCACGGCTACTCAAGGTTTTAGCGCGACGTGAAGACTTTTTGGAAGCGCAGATCAACCAAATTTTTGACCAGATATTGCTGGAATTTCAACTGAGTGAAGAACAGGCTACAAGGCTTGCTGATTGGTTAGTAGAAGTAGTTTTACCACCGGATCTGTTGCGCCAAACGATAGTCGATTTTTTAACCGATCGCACGATTCAAATTATTGATGAAGGCTTCCGCGAAAAAACCAGTGGGACTTATTGGGTAGTAGCAAATTTGTTTGGCTTACGTAATACTCTCACAAGGTTACGGACTTTTTGCTTGGATGAAAAGGAAGCTGCCAATACTCGCTTAGAGGAATTGACTCAAGGTTTGCAGATGCGCGATCGCATCAGGAAATTACTGCAAAATTTATCATTACAAAACTTGCCAATGGGTACGGTGCGCCAACTGCGAAAGACCACCCGCGAAAGTGTCCGTCATTACCTACAAAACAGTGGTAGCGATTTTTTACAAGGATTAACTGATTCTGTTGATTGGGAAAATATTGCTGTAGTCCTGCTGAATCGTCTTAGCACTTCACCTGTTGTCAGTACTTCTTTAGAAGTTATGAGTCAAGAGTTGGCTCTAATTTTAGATAAGTATTTGGAAAAAGATTTAGAAGTAATTGTGGCACAGGTTATTCCGATTTTATCGATAGATCAAGTGATAGTTGACCGCGTGAAATCAACTTCGCCGGCTGAATTAGAAGCTGCTATTGAGGGAATTGTTAAAAATGAATTGCAGGCCATTGTAACTTTAGGTGGTGTTTTGGGTTTTGTCATCGGGTTATTGCAGACAGTGTTTTTAATATTCAGTCAATATTAA
- a CDS encoding CsbD family protein yields MSIEKRIEATAKNIEGKIQEVVGEITGNPQEKAEGQAKQADAQVTHTVENIKDEVKKIVD; encoded by the coding sequence ATGAGTATCGAAAAAAGAATAGAAGCTACTGCAAAAAATATTGAAGGAAAAATTCAAGAGGTTGTGGGTGAAATCACTGGTAATCCACAAGAGAAAGCTGAAGGACAAGCAAAGCAAGCTGATGCTCAAGTTACTCACACTGTAGAAAACATCAAAGATGAAGTGAAGAAAATTGTAGACTAA
- a CDS encoding Uma2 family endonuclease, with product MTFIVAKWTIDEYHRMIDAGILSDRKVELLKGEIVEMSPEGEPHAYCSHESAEYLADFLGKRATIRQAKPITLPNDSEPEPDIAIVQRLGREYREHHPYPENIFWLIEYANSSLEKDLERKSKIYAEAGILEYWVVNLKKLHLVVFREILDGEYATKLTLTAGTIQPLAFPDISVAVEQIINS from the coding sequence ATGACTTTTATTGTTGCGAAATGGACGATTGACGAATATCATCGCATGATTGATGCTGGCATTTTGAGCGATCGCAAAGTTGAACTACTTAAGGGAGAAATTGTTGAAATGTCGCCGGAAGGGGAACCCCATGCTTATTGTAGTCATGAATCGGCAGAGTATCTAGCGGATTTCTTAGGTAAGCGTGCCACAATTCGCCAAGCCAAGCCTATCACCTTACCCAACGACTCGGAACCAGAACCAGATATTGCCATTGTCCAACGTTTAGGACGCGAGTATCGAGAGCATCATCCCTATCCAGAAAATATCTTCTGGTTGATTGAGTATGCTAACTCCAGTTTAGAAAAAGATTTAGAGAGAAAAAGCAAAATCTACGCAGAAGCAGGTATTTTAGAGTATTGGGTTGTAAATCTCAAAAAGCTACACTTAGTGGTGTTTCGGGAAATCTTAGACGGGGAGTATGCGACAAAATTGACATTGACTGCGGGAACAATTCAGCCCCTAGCATTTCCAGATATTTCTGTTGCGGTGGAACAGATTATTAATAGCTAA
- a CDS encoding DUF2262 domain-containing protein encodes MLSLKKLVFIKINKYMSYPDIKHELLGYLRYDSEFDWYESQVIFYETQLPISLSIDDNDKVESALDRAICIVPELKHYAKSAKEYAVEQLLKLKNETWLDEGDKITSEEFKSRIILEGLVFLPEGKVEFYYNDGNLFLGHCIILKMDNNNYFVDASIHG; translated from the coding sequence GTGCTTTCTCTCAAGAAATTAGTATTTATTAAAATTAACAAATATATGAGTTACCCCGATATAAAACACGAGCTTTTGGGATATCTACGGTATGATTCCGAATTCGATTGGTATGAAAGCCAAGTTATTTTCTATGAAACACAACTTCCGATTAGTCTTTCAATAGACGATAATGATAAGGTCGAATCAGCGTTGGACAGAGCTATTTGTATTGTACCAGAGTTGAAACATTATGCTAAAAGTGCAAAAGAATATGCTGTTGAACAATTGCTAAAGCTTAAGAATGAAACATGGCTTGATGAAGGCGATAAAATAACATCTGAGGAGTTCAAAAGCCGAATAATACTTGAAGGATTGGTCTTTTTGCCAGAGGGAAAAGTGGAGTTCTACTATAACGATGGAAACCTATTTCTCGGACACTGTATCATTCTTAAAATGGATAATAACAATTACTTTGTCGATGCTAGTATACATGGATAA